A region of Alteromonadaceae bacterium 2753L.S.0a.02 DNA encodes the following proteins:
- a CDS encoding diguanylate cyclase (GGDEF)-like protein has translation MSQPTRGPIFCGNPTAIAADELDPRAMQFAFSLSAELVGCTDYHSLTHKLIQMLSQLPGVEYAAAYEVFSQAIRHEQQVPKLLFRRFPLSLDDNYQDENTALLRFGLESSCGGIRELEWCGESYFLLDVLKEVNPRRAVVIKARLNAHYKIILQGLFEVYSYQTALLDRKERDLLTQLLNRQSLDHLISQILEHFRSSPELQPSHDSWLAVLDIDYFKKVNDEFGHLFGDEVLIHFANLMKQHFRISDYLFRFGGEEFLVVLNRVTERQAYEILDDFRTAVADHTFPSGRITTSVGFASIGAASNISSLLERADMAVYAAKDKGRNQTVNYVTIADDYSAKRFGGDDIELF, from the coding sequence ATGTCGCAACCGACGCGCGGTCCAATTTTCTGTGGTAACCCAACAGCGATAGCAGCCGACGAACTGGACCCAAGAGCGATGCAGTTCGCTTTCAGTTTGTCTGCAGAGCTGGTTGGCTGTACCGATTATCACTCGCTAACCCATAAACTCATACAGATGCTCAGCCAGTTGCCTGGTGTTGAGTATGCCGCTGCTTACGAAGTTTTTTCTCAGGCGATACGCCACGAACAGCAAGTGCCCAAGTTGCTTTTCCGGCGTTTTCCTTTGTCCCTGGATGATAATTATCAGGATGAAAATACCGCGCTATTGCGCTTTGGCCTGGAAAGCAGTTGTGGCGGCATAAGGGAACTCGAATGGTGTGGTGAAAGCTATTTTCTGCTGGATGTTTTAAAGGAAGTGAATCCTCGCAGAGCAGTCGTTATAAAAGCGCGCCTAAATGCGCACTATAAGATCATTCTTCAGGGGCTGTTTGAAGTTTACAGTTACCAGACCGCGCTGCTCGATCGCAAAGAGCGAGATCTCCTTACCCAATTGTTGAACCGCCAAAGTCTCGATCACCTTATTAGTCAAATCCTTGAACATTTCCGCTCCAGTCCAGAACTGCAACCCAGCCACGATTCCTGGTTAGCAGTGCTGGACATCGATTATTTTAAAAAAGTGAACGATGAATTTGGCCACCTTTTTGGGGATGAGGTGCTTATCCATTTTGCCAACCTTATGAAACAGCACTTCCGAATTTCAGATTATTTGTTCCGTTTTGGAGGGGAGGAGTTTTTAGTGGTTTTAAATCGGGTAACTGAGCGACAGGCCTATGAGATATTGGATGATTTTCGCACAGCAGTAGCCGATCATACTTTTCCGTCCGGACGAATTACCACGAGCGTCGGCTTCGCTTCAATCGGGGCTGCGTCAAACATTTCGAGTTTGCTGGAACGAGCCGATATGGCGGTCTATGCCGCTAAAGACAAAGGGCGAAATCAAACGGTCAATTATGTGACTATCGCTGATGACTATTCAGCCAAACGTTTTGGTGGTGATGACATCGAGTTGTTCTGA
- a CDS encoding outer membrane lipoprotein-sorting protein codes for MKSSNWVGLLLFVLASAVQADKHAPDVNPAVAPDNIPQLEAREILEHAMDQWRGLSSVSEMTMTITREDWQRSMSMKAWTKGDKQSLVRVTAPKKDAGNGTLLLDNDMWSYTPKINRVIKIPSSMMSQSWMGSDFTNKDISKSTDVLDQYSHRLLETLEKEGHTLYWLEAVPHEDAAVVWGKELYLIRDDFVMLEQQFWDQDNVLVKTLKTLEIKQMGGRVVASKMRMGELENPKEWTEMETHHIEFDAELPANLFTLSNLRNPR; via the coding sequence ATGAAATCATCCAATTGGGTAGGGCTGCTCCTATTTGTGTTGGCCTCTGCTGTGCAGGCTGACAAACACGCTCCCGACGTAAATCCTGCAGTCGCGCCCGACAATATACCTCAGCTGGAAGCGCGCGAAATTCTCGAACATGCTATGGATCAATGGCGCGGCTTGTCATCAGTTTCCGAAATGACAATGACCATTACCCGCGAAGATTGGCAACGTTCAATGAGCATGAAAGCCTGGACGAAAGGCGATAAACAATCCCTGGTGCGGGTTACAGCTCCTAAAAAGGATGCCGGTAATGGAACCCTGCTACTCGACAACGATATGTGGAGTTACACGCCCAAAATTAATCGTGTTATCAAAATCCCGTCCTCAATGATGTCGCAGAGTTGGATGGGAAGTGATTTCACAAATAAAGACATCAGTAAATCCACCGATGTTCTGGATCAGTACAGCCACCGTTTATTGGAAACGCTCGAAAAAGAGGGGCACACCCTGTATTGGCTTGAGGCGGTACCCCATGAAGATGCCGCAGTGGTGTGGGGCAAAGAGCTCTATCTGATTCGCGACGATTTTGTCATGCTGGAGCAGCAGTTTTGGGACCAGGATAATGTTCTGGTTAAAACTCTTAAAACACTCGAAATTAAACAAATGGGGGGTAGGGTAGTGGCCTCCAAAATGCGTATGGGAGAGCTGGAAAACCCCAAGGAATGGACTGAAATGGAAACGCATCACATCGAATTCGACGCCGAATTACCGGCGAATCTATTTACGCTTTCTAATTTAAGAAATCCTCGCTAA
- a CDS encoding signal transduction histidine kinase, producing the protein MLKRHVYKVAILWILTCYCYMPTGLAQNLSQDQIIASYLYNFIKHITWPANANPKLVEIGIYSPVDKALRDKLAEHFQGTKIDGRAVRIVEFLQPMQAGNYDVIFVEEQNNNHVYDIHHAIGDKPVLLVTNNMLDKQLVMINLFNTVDNRIRFEVNKANLLVHGLSANPDIILNGGSEIDVAKLFREGQASLVQMQEKLREREQEFHTLSAENSTLNENLKRLNTAIARNRQQMQNQERLIKDQTQQLETTSRERARLLAEIDLKTQDLANRQALLDKISGDIRNKETQLKTLNDTILRQKSRILELDDTISTQDMVLTNLSFLSLAAIVLIAVVIWAYNNKRRDAARLEARGKELNLAKDRLAVAKVKAEEANQAKSEFLSLMSHELRTPLQAIIGYTDVVIEDLRLEGMDQYTVDLDRVVNNSERLLRLINGVLDLAKIESGRMDLHLEPVNLETTTHDAVANVRPQFDEKSLPLAVQVDNGPCLPVADQEKLLHIILNLLGNACKFTERGLVKIIVEHRKDHIYISCQDTGAGIKANQLPHVFDRFQQADSSATRTHSGSGLGLAITKQFCELMGGKIEVHSELNLGTTFVIQIPLPVQPSTTAVTRSEPRGVNPDVRAPAAPSNQSREPILMIDDDEEFLGIMSRTLQKSGYRVHTATTAEEGLNTAKRTRPKLIIMDLLLPDKHGWELFKNIKEIPDLEHIPIIVASIIDDRKKSESLGADGFLTKPIARSALQVAVEKLTTEIV; encoded by the coding sequence ATGCTAAAACGCCATGTGTACAAAGTGGCAATACTCTGGATTCTGACGTGTTACTGCTACATGCCAACAGGGCTCGCACAAAACCTTAGCCAAGACCAAATCATAGCGTCTTATCTCTACAACTTTATCAAGCATATTACATGGCCTGCTAACGCAAATCCCAAGTTAGTAGAAATAGGCATATATTCCCCGGTCGATAAGGCTCTGCGCGACAAGCTCGCAGAACACTTTCAAGGCACCAAAATTGATGGTCGCGCCGTGCGCATTGTGGAGTTTTTGCAACCCATGCAAGCTGGCAATTACGACGTTATATTTGTGGAAGAACAAAATAATAATCACGTTTACGATATTCATCACGCAATCGGAGATAAGCCGGTGCTCTTGGTTACCAACAATATGCTCGACAAACAGTTGGTAATGATTAACCTGTTTAATACTGTCGACAATCGAATTCGTTTTGAAGTCAACAAAGCCAATCTACTGGTACACGGCCTGAGCGCCAACCCCGATATTATTCTCAACGGCGGCAGCGAAATAGATGTTGCCAAACTGTTTCGCGAAGGACAGGCATCTCTGGTTCAAATGCAGGAAAAACTCCGCGAACGAGAGCAAGAATTTCATACTCTTAGTGCAGAGAACAGCACCCTAAATGAAAACCTCAAGCGACTGAATACCGCCATCGCCCGCAACCGCCAGCAAATGCAGAATCAGGAACGCCTGATTAAAGATCAGACACAGCAGCTGGAGACCACGAGCCGAGAGCGTGCGCGATTGTTGGCTGAAATTGATTTAAAAACTCAGGATCTCGCGAACCGACAGGCACTGCTCGATAAAATCAGCGGGGATATTCGCAATAAAGAAACACAACTCAAAACCCTGAACGATACAATTTTGCGTCAGAAATCCCGCATTTTGGAGCTGGACGACACCATCAGTACCCAAGATATGGTGCTCACTAACCTGAGTTTTTTGTCGCTGGCAGCGATTGTACTCATCGCCGTAGTCATCTGGGCTTACAACAACAAACGCCGCGATGCTGCACGTTTGGAAGCGCGAGGCAAGGAACTCAATCTGGCAAAAGACCGCCTCGCTGTTGCCAAGGTTAAAGCCGAGGAAGCCAATCAGGCAAAAAGCGAATTTTTGTCGCTCATGAGCCACGAATTACGCACGCCTTTGCAAGCCATTATCGGCTATACCGATGTGGTGATTGAGGATTTACGCCTGGAGGGCATGGACCAATACACCGTTGATCTCGATCGTGTCGTAAACAACAGCGAACGCCTGCTTAGGCTTATCAACGGTGTGCTCGACCTGGCGAAAATCGAGTCTGGTCGCATGGATCTTCATTTGGAGCCAGTGAACCTCGAAACAACCACCCACGATGCGGTGGCCAATGTGCGGCCTCAATTTGATGAAAAGAGCCTGCCACTCGCAGTACAAGTCGATAATGGCCCTTGTTTGCCAGTGGCGGATCAGGAAAAATTGCTGCACATTATTTTAAATTTGCTTGGCAACGCCTGTAAATTTACTGAACGCGGTTTGGTTAAGATTATTGTTGAGCACCGAAAAGACCATATTTATATTTCCTGTCAAGACACCGGCGCCGGTATCAAAGCAAATCAGCTGCCCCACGTATTCGACCGATTTCAGCAAGCCGATAGTTCAGCAACACGTACCCACTCGGGCAGCGGTTTGGGGCTTGCGATTACCAAACAGTTTTGCGAACTTATGGGCGGTAAAATCGAAGTTCATTCAGAACTTAACCTTGGTACAACCTTCGTTATTCAAATACCTCTGCCTGTACAGCCAAGTACAACGGCAGTAACGCGGAGCGAACCCCGTGGTGTCAACCCCGATGTTAGGGCACCGGCCGCGCCGAGTAATCAATCCCGCGAGCCGATTCTTATGATTGATGATGATGAAGAATTTTTAGGTATCATGTCGCGCACTTTGCAAAAATCGGGCTATCGGGTACACACCGCCACAACGGCTGAAGAGGGCCTAAATACCGCGAAACGCACGCGACCAAAACTGATAATAATGGATCTTCTATTACCCGATAAACACGGCTGGGAGTTGTTTAAAAATATTAAAGAAATACCCGATTTGGAACATATCCCGATTATCGTTGCATCCATAATAGATGATCGTAAAAAGAGTGAATCTCTTGGCGCAGATGGTTTCCTCACTAAGCCCATTGCACGCAGCGCTTTGCAGGTTGCAGTAGAAAAATTAACAACTGAAATCGTTTAA
- a CDS encoding PAS domain S-box-containing protein/diguanylate cyclase (GGDEF)-like protein has product MTEMEAIKVLLVCPDESKLVAISKRLKAAGIVFIFEATTARQALTIIKDKPVDCLISNIDLPDIDGWRLTRLIRCGALNCSVDLPVIIVTDVWCQRIAQVTAREFGVNRLLAQRNLDEIGSVVARCCRGGVVPQSKPRLLVIEDAPDTADLVKRVLDRQYNVDIATNGEDGLRLWRQNRHRLILLDFMLPNMSGKEILDEILSEDANQPVVMMTAHTSADLAEDMMLAGAADFLPKPFRTEQLRRVCELAVRRDDYLTSNREFAHQVESLQKSEQAFRLVSETHQQLLHNLQTVVMELDEQLEIRFLNYPWKTLTGFEVEESLGTSLRDYICEEESGSYVGLQTRLKAVLKQVKGSTEIELCLFDKTRQKLWAQMKVRRSELHKTPSLTICLDNITKRKEAQRQLEYLAMHDSLTGLFNRHYFEESLRQAYADSLRNKRTHGLIYIDLDYFKVINDTFGHQEGDEVLRQISQLMTCRIRATDLLCRLGGDEYAVLVHDVSDNKLYEIAEDLQNIINDFTYQAEGHRVNLGCSIGLSIIDGRSICAEEYLMQADIALYVAKGRGRNIIHHYDPDDNESEELRSRINWTQRMRQAIADNRIILHFQPVLDARTNKVVYYEALVRMLDESGKLVYPNQFIPALENTGEMHLLDRWIVKLAIEAVNKWKKINRVAINLSAQAFKDDNLVPVIKEALSANLVDPEAITFELTESASLFNLNVTKRVINQLNDIGCSFAIDDFGSGFSSFAYLKQLPADYIKLDGSFVKNLHIDEVDKALVKSLIQVVQALGKKAVAEFVENDEILKILQEFGVDFVQGFHTGRPVAPELLDDRQKSLSL; this is encoded by the coding sequence ATGACAGAAATGGAAGCGATCAAAGTTCTTCTGGTTTGTCCCGACGAATCAAAATTAGTTGCGATTTCAAAACGCCTCAAGGCCGCCGGGATTGTGTTCATTTTTGAAGCGACCACGGCCCGGCAGGCCTTGACGATCATAAAAGACAAGCCGGTAGATTGTCTCATTTCAAATATCGACCTCCCTGACATAGATGGTTGGCGTCTAACTCGTCTAATTCGCTGTGGCGCGTTAAATTGTTCTGTTGATTTACCTGTAATCATCGTTACCGATGTCTGGTGCCAGAGAATCGCTCAGGTTACCGCGCGTGAATTCGGCGTAAACCGCTTGCTGGCACAGAGAAACCTTGACGAGATAGGGAGTGTGGTTGCCAGATGTTGTCGCGGCGGTGTTGTGCCGCAAAGCAAGCCGCGCTTGTTGGTTATCGAAGACGCGCCAGATACCGCCGATCTGGTTAAGCGCGTATTGGACCGGCAATACAATGTAGATATCGCCACCAACGGTGAAGATGGTCTGCGCCTTTGGCGCCAGAACCGACATCGATTGATTTTGCTCGACTTTATGCTGCCAAATATGTCCGGTAAAGAAATTCTCGATGAAATACTTAGTGAAGATGCTAATCAACCTGTGGTTATGATGACCGCGCATACGTCAGCTGATCTCGCGGAAGACATGATGTTAGCGGGCGCGGCAGATTTTCTTCCCAAACCTTTTCGTACCGAACAGTTGCGACGGGTGTGCGAGCTCGCGGTAAGACGTGATGATTATCTCACCAGTAACCGTGAATTCGCCCACCAAGTGGAATCCCTGCAAAAAAGTGAACAGGCGTTTCGGCTGGTTTCAGAGACGCACCAGCAATTGCTGCACAATTTGCAAACGGTGGTTATGGAGCTGGATGAACAGCTGGAAATCCGCTTTCTAAATTATCCCTGGAAAACCCTCACGGGTTTTGAGGTAGAAGAGTCGCTTGGAACTTCACTGCGGGATTACATCTGCGAGGAGGAAAGCGGCAGTTATGTTGGACTGCAAACGCGTCTGAAGGCCGTTTTAAAACAGGTGAAAGGTAGCACAGAAATTGAATTGTGCTTGTTCGATAAAACTCGTCAGAAGTTGTGGGCGCAGATGAAAGTGCGCCGCTCCGAGTTACATAAAACGCCATCACTCACTATTTGTCTCGACAATATCACCAAACGCAAAGAAGCACAGCGTCAGCTCGAATACCTGGCAATGCACGACTCACTGACCGGATTATTTAACCGGCATTATTTTGAAGAATCCTTACGTCAAGCCTATGCTGATTCGCTGCGAAACAAACGCACCCACGGCCTTATTTACATCGATCTCGATTATTTTAAAGTGATTAACGATACCTTCGGACACCAGGAAGGTGACGAGGTACTACGCCAGATTTCGCAACTCATGACCTGTCGTATCCGTGCCACCGATTTATTATGCCGCTTGGGTGGCGACGAATACGCGGTGTTGGTGCATGATGTGAGCGACAACAAGCTGTACGAAATTGCTGAAGATCTGCAAAATATTATTAACGATTTTACCTACCAGGCAGAAGGCCATAGGGTTAATCTCGGTTGCAGTATTGGCTTAAGTATTATTGATGGACGCAGCATTTGTGCTGAAGAATATTTGATGCAGGCGGATATTGCGCTCTATGTGGCCAAGGGGCGCGGCCGAAATATTATTCATCACTATGACCCGGACGATAACGAAAGCGAAGAGTTACGCAGCCGTATTAACTGGACACAGCGCATGCGTCAAGCGATTGCAGATAATCGCATTATTCTGCATTTTCAACCTGTGTTGGATGCGCGTACCAACAAAGTGGTGTATTACGAAGCTCTGGTTCGTATGCTGGATGAAAGTGGTAAGCTGGTTTACCCAAATCAGTTTATTCCCGCTTTGGAAAATACCGGTGAAATGCACCTGCTGGACCGCTGGATTGTAAAGCTGGCAATTGAAGCGGTGAATAAATGGAAAAAAATTAATCGGGTTGCCATAAATCTGTCGGCTCAGGCGTTTAAAGACGATAATTTGGTGCCCGTTATAAAAGAAGCCCTGTCTGCGAATTTGGTCGACCCAGAAGCGATTACCTTTGAATTAACTGAGAGTGCCAGCCTTTTTAACCTAAATGTTACCAAGCGGGTGATCAATCAATTAAACGACATCGGTTGCAGTTTTGCCATAGATGATTTTGGTTCAGGGTTCAGCAGTTTCGCCTATCTAAAACAGCTACCTGCAGATTATATAAAATTAGATGGTTCCTTCGTTAAAAATCTCCACATCGATGAGGTCGATAAAGCGCTGGTGAAATCCTTGATACAGGTGGTTCAGGCGCTTGGTAAAAAGGCCGTCGCGGAATTTGTAGAAAACGATGAAATTCTTAAAATATTACAGGAATTTGGCGTCGACTTTGTGCAAGGTTTCCACACGGGCAGACCTGTAGCCCCTGAATTGCTGGATGATCGCCAGAAATCCCTATCGCTTTGA
- a CDS encoding GH35 family endo-1,4-beta-xylanase yields the protein MKRFLLGATLLAAVSYDAMAGVQEAGQYTCGYSLSTGTYNVWNTGYQAYVNLKNEYGITATDFDIYLDVGNTSIVNGWQGSFSATEGGYLAEAPFWLFWQKIPTGSSYSLGFVGSGTYSDVTPYVISINGQKCDTVAPLISLSASSSVVTSAGPLTLTADASDNVALLKVVFMRDGQVISQDYDAPYEFTVNLNDGYDGKNIFTAQAIDISGNVATASSSPVYVAIGSRFLGSAPGSANDFVDMVTYFNQLTPENAGKWGSVEAERDVMNWDAMDTAYAFALENDMPIKLHTLVWGQQAPAWIDDLTPEEQLAEVEEWFAALAARYPDAEMIDVVNEPLHAPASFREALGGAGDTGWDWVIKSFEMARQYFPNAQLLLNDYNILILENFTSNYLAVVDVLNERGLLDGIGVQAHFLERADLETVEANVASLAATGLPIYVSELDVDFADDARQANRLADLFTIFWNNPSVVGVTHWGHAEGDIWRESAYLIRQDGTLRPSMQWLQCFYAGGTDCYLPEYVPAGWEGTDSGLTLQAELYDDAKGVAPLGDNVTYTDGGDWFSFAKVHFNENWNLFALNYSKGADTETTVSVHLDSLDSPAIIELPLTNTGGWGTAVELEAELPAISGVHDVYFKFNGDYTAGNIDYVRFGAPVGFGPELINNGDFEDGNANAWYTWSNGTLSATTDVVYEGSYALQVLDRAENAPAAINITSLVSAGNTYQLSMMASISGEDSASLNVTLNVDCPDESSYDWIVSPTAIANGEWVELAAQFTLPECEISNVQFFVENGNPANIHLDNVSLRGFEQGSDTGLLSNPDFESGNTSGWFTWDGTLAISTDVVYEGSNALLLTDRSGEGSPAATSLMSVLSANTTYNLSLAVTTAGAETSPARAVLKTSCEGEDDQYSWVANTSSIVEGEWTVLSGEIAVPDCTLTDLLLYVEGPGAGVDLYLDNVIITE from the coding sequence ATGAAGCGATTCCTTTTGGGAGCAACGCTGCTGGCTGCCGTTTCGTACGACGCGATGGCCGGTGTCCAGGAAGCAGGGCAATATACGTGTGGTTATAGTTTAAGCACAGGCACATATAATGTCTGGAATACTGGCTATCAGGCCTATGTTAATTTGAAAAATGAGTATGGCATTACGGCTACTGACTTTGATATTTATCTGGATGTAGGTAATACATCAATTGTTAACGGTTGGCAGGGTTCCTTCAGTGCAACCGAGGGCGGCTATCTGGCGGAGGCTCCATTTTGGTTGTTCTGGCAAAAAATTCCAACAGGCTCGAGCTACAGTTTGGGTTTTGTTGGCAGTGGTACATACTCAGATGTTACTCCTTATGTTATTTCTATTAACGGTCAAAAATGCGATACCGTCGCACCGCTTATTTCGCTCTCGGCGAGCAGCTCTGTTGTTACCAGTGCCGGGCCGCTCACATTAACTGCCGATGCCAGCGATAATGTTGCTTTGTTAAAAGTCGTTTTTATGCGTGATGGCCAGGTAATCAGCCAAGATTATGATGCTCCTTACGAGTTTACCGTCAACCTCAACGATGGTTACGATGGTAAAAATATTTTCACTGCACAAGCTATAGATATTTCTGGGAACGTCGCCACAGCCAGTTCATCTCCTGTGTACGTTGCTATTGGTAGTCGGTTCCTCGGGTCTGCGCCGGGCAGTGCCAACGACTTCGTGGATATGGTCACTTATTTCAATCAGTTAACTCCAGAAAATGCAGGAAAATGGGGCTCAGTTGAAGCCGAACGCGATGTCATGAATTGGGATGCCATGGATACAGCTTATGCATTCGCGCTTGAAAACGACATGCCCATTAAATTGCACACCCTGGTGTGGGGTCAGCAGGCTCCAGCTTGGATCGACGATTTGACTCCGGAGGAGCAGCTCGCAGAAGTTGAAGAATGGTTCGCTGCCCTAGCCGCACGTTACCCTGATGCGGAAATGATTGATGTGGTAAATGAGCCTCTGCATGCGCCGGCGTCCTTCCGTGAAGCTTTAGGTGGCGCAGGGGATACCGGTTGGGATTGGGTCATTAAGTCCTTTGAAATGGCTCGTCAGTATTTCCCGAATGCACAATTGCTGTTGAATGACTATAACATTTTGATTTTGGAAAACTTCACCAGTAACTACCTTGCCGTTGTAGATGTGCTGAATGAGCGCGGCCTGCTGGACGGTATCGGTGTTCAGGCCCATTTTCTTGAGCGCGCTGATCTCGAAACGGTAGAGGCCAACGTCGCATCGCTTGCGGCCACAGGATTACCTATTTATGTCTCTGAATTGGATGTGGATTTCGCAGATGATGCACGTCAGGCGAATCGTCTCGCAGATTTGTTCACAATATTTTGGAATAACCCATCTGTTGTGGGTGTTACTCACTGGGGCCACGCCGAAGGCGATATCTGGCGTGAATCGGCCTACCTGATTCGTCAGGATGGAACCCTGCGTCCTTCAATGCAGTGGTTGCAATGTTTCTATGCTGGCGGAACCGACTGTTATCTACCAGAGTATGTTCCCGCAGGTTGGGAAGGCACCGACTCAGGATTAACTTTGCAGGCAGAACTGTATGACGATGCGAAGGGTGTCGCTCCTTTAGGTGACAATGTGACATACACCGATGGAGGTGATTGGTTCTCGTTTGCGAAAGTTCATTTCAATGAAAACTGGAATCTTTTCGCGCTCAATTATTCAAAAGGTGCCGATACTGAAACCACAGTATCCGTTCATCTCGATAGCCTTGATAGCCCTGCGATCATTGAGCTGCCGTTGACGAATACCGGCGGTTGGGGCACGGCTGTTGAATTGGAAGCTGAATTGCCAGCAATTAGCGGCGTGCATGATGTTTACTTCAAATTCAACGGTGATTACACCGCGGGTAATATCGATTACGTAAGGTTCGGTGCTCCTGTCGGCTTTGGTCCGGAACTCATCAACAATGGGGATTTTGAAGACGGCAACGCGAACGCTTGGTACACCTGGAGCAATGGTACCTTATCGGCAACAACTGACGTGGTTTACGAAGGTAGTTATGCGCTGCAAGTACTGGATCGCGCTGAAAATGCGCCAGCTGCTATCAACATCACCAGTCTTGTGTCGGCGGGCAACACCTATCAGTTATCAATGATGGCCAGCATCAGCGGAGAAGACAGCGCAAGCCTGAACGTCACTCTCAACGTGGATTGTCCCGATGAATCCAGTTACGATTGGATTGTGTCGCCAACTGCAATTGCGAATGGTGAGTGGGTCGAACTTGCAGCACAGTTCACCCTACCAGAGTGTGAAATTAGCAACGTGCAATTCTTTGTGGAAAACGGTAACCCAGCCAACATACATTTGGATAACGTAAGCCTGCGTGGTTTTGAGCAGGGCAGCGATACGGGTTTACTGTCCAATCCCGATTTTGAGTCTGGCAACACTTCAGGTTGGTTTACCTGGGATGGTACCCTGGCGATCTCTACCGATGTGGTTTATGAAGGCAGCAATGCCTTGTTGCTTACCGATCGTTCCGGCGAGGGAAGCCCAGCCGCAACGAGTTTAATGTCGGTACTTTCAGCGAACACCACGTACAACCTGTCTCTCGCAGTTACCACCGCAGGTGCAGAAACATCACCGGCGCGCGCCGTATTAAAAACCTCCTGTGAAGGTGAAGATGATCAATATAGCTGGGTAGCGAATACCAGTAGTATCGTCGAAGGTGAGTGGACCGTGCTCAGTGGTGAGATTGCTGTACCAGATTGCACATTAACAGACTTATTGTTGTATGTTGAAGGTCCGGGGGCGGGAGTTGACCTGTACCTCGATAATGTAATTATCACCGAATAA
- a CDS encoding flavodoxin I, whose protein sequence is MAKIGIFFGSNTGNTRKIAKLIKKRFDDELMSKPVNVNRVEVEEFASYEYLILGTPTLGEGELPGLSSDCENESWEEFLPKIEEVDFTGKTVAIYGLGDQVGYPDEFVDAMIEIYDFVKERGATVVGAWPTEGYEFEHSESIVDDQFVGLVLDQDNQSSMSEERLATWLNQIAADFGLPL, encoded by the coding sequence ATGGCAAAGATAGGCATATTTTTCGGTTCTAACACCGGCAATACCCGCAAAATCGCAAAGCTGATCAAAAAGCGTTTTGATGATGAGTTAATGTCAAAGCCCGTTAACGTTAACCGTGTTGAAGTCGAAGAGTTCGCCTCTTATGAGTATTTAATTTTGGGAACACCTACCTTAGGCGAGGGTGAGTTACCTGGGCTTTCTTCTGATTGTGAAAATGAAAGCTGGGAAGAGTTTCTACCCAAAATTGAAGAAGTTGATTTCACCGGCAAAACCGTAGCTATATATGGCTTAGGTGATCAAGTGGGGTATCCCGATGAGTTTGTTGACGCGATGATCGAAATATACGATTTCGTAAAAGAGCGTGGGGCAACTGTCGTGGGTGCTTGGCCAACCGAAGGTTATGAGTTTGAACACTCAGAATCGATTGTTGATGATCAGTTTGTTGGTTTAGTACTGGATCAGGATAACCAAAGCAGCATGTCTGAAGAGCGTTTGGCGACCTGGTTAAACCAAATTGCTGCGGATTTTGGGTTACCCCTCTAA